A part of Colius striatus isolate bColStr4 chromosome 13, bColStr4.1.hap1, whole genome shotgun sequence genomic DNA contains:
- the WDR44 gene encoding WD repeat-containing protein 44 isoform X1, whose product MASDSDTEEFYDAPEDVHLAGASPAPRSPTKVGSHVLKDMDNKLHKAASETFVQEIKQDDSKEIIDSIIEESQKAQLDDDSLASRGKELTVPTADANAWISGAGTISSIPEVLAAKTSLQEDPGEPVHQNVCKDSELEAGKLLFASEPQETQKVTEVTNATDHKMDETEAQEETSKNEDITEKKDTNTLEQVASDLSTKDLSTTEEMPPAKPPRQLTVEPDIVASTKKPVPARPPPPTNVPPPRPPPPARPAPPPRKKKSELDFEVQKPVLEVSRENFTTGGLLTPSTVTEGVPKDSQPSLDLASATSGDKIVTAQENGKAADGQTTNEVLGPQRPRSNSGRELTDEEILASVMIKNLDTGEEIPLSLAEEKLPAGINPLTLHIMRRTKEYVSNDAAQSDDEDKMQTQQTDTDGGRLKQKTTQLKKFLGKSVKRAKHLAEEYGERAVNKVKSVRDEVFHTDQDDPSSSDDEGMPYTRPVKFKAAHGFKGPYDFEQIKVVQDLSGEHMGAVWTMKFSHCGRLLASAGQDNVVRIWVLKNAFDYFNNMRMKYNTEGRVSPSPSQESLNSSKSDTDAGVCSGVDEDPDDKNAPFRQRPFCKYKGHTADLLDLSWSKNYFLLSSSMDKTVRLWHISRRECLCCFQHIDFVTAIAFHPRDDRYFLSGSLDGKLRLWNIPDKKVALWNEVDGQTKLITAANFCQNGKYAVIGTYDGRCIFYDTEHLKYHTQIHVRSTRGRNRVGRKITGIEPLPGENKILVTSNDSRIRLYDLRDLSLSMKYKGYVNSSSQIKASFSHDFAYIVSGSEDKYVYIWSTYHDLSKFTSVRRDRNDFWEGIKAHNAVVTSAIFAPNPGLMVSLETSEKQEAESKGEDSETSDTIPSGALKTDHTEVLLSADFTGAIKVFINKKKYVS is encoded by the exons CAGGTCACCAACGAAGGTTGGATCCCATGTATTAAAG gatATGGACAACAAACTACACAAAGCTGCAAGTGAAACCTTTGTACAAGAAATTAAACAAGATGATTCAAAAGAG ATTATAGACAGTATCATAGAAGAAAGCCAGAAGGCACAACTAGATGATGACTCTTTAGCTTCTAGAGGAAAAGAACTGACTGTTCCAACTGCAGATGCAAATGCTTGGATTTCTGGAGCAGGTACCATTAGTAGTATTCCAGAAGTATTAGCTGCTAAAACGTCATTACAAGAAGACCCTGGAGAACCGGTGCATCAGAATGTGTGTAAGGACTCTGAATTGGAGGCTGGGaagcttttgtttgcttctgaGCCACAGGAAACTCAAAAAGTAACAGAAGTAACAAATGCAACTGACCATAAAATGGATGAAACTGAAGCACAAGAAGAAACATCAAAAAATGAGGacataacagaaaagaaagatacaAATACTTTGGAACAAGTGGCTTCAGATTTGTCTACCAAAGACCTTTCTACAACAGAAGAAATGCCTCCAGCAAAGCCACCAAGGCAGCTCACTGTAGAACCTGATATAGTTGCCAGCACAAAGAAGCCTGTTCCAGCACGGCCACCACCTCCAACAAATGTTCCTCCTCCAAGACCACCTCCACCAGCACGGCCAGCGCCACCGCCCCGGAAGAAAAAGAGTGAACTGGATTTTGAAGTACAAAAACCTGTTTTAGAAG TTTCTCGAGAGAACTTCACAACCGGTGGTCTTTTAACTCCAAGCACAGTGACAGAGGGAGTACCCAAAGATTCTCAGCCTTCATTGGATTTGGCAAGTGCAACTAGTGGAGATAAAATAGTCACTGCACAG GAAAATGGCAAGGCAGCCGACGGCCAAACAACAAATGAAGTACTTGGACCACAAAGACCCCGGTCTAATTCTGGAAGAGAGCTCACAGATGAG GAAATTCTAGCAAGTGTAATGATAAAAAACCTTGATACAGGTGAAGAAATACCCCTGAGTTTGGCAGAAGAAAAGTTGCCTGCAGGCATTAATCCCCTAACTTTGCATATCATGAGGAGAACTAAAGAATATGTCAG TAATGATGCAGCACAGTCTGATGATGAAgacaaaatgcaaacacagcAAACCGATACCGATGGAGGGAGGTTGAAACAAAAAAC GACCCAACTGAAAAAGTTCCTTGGCAAATCTGTAAAGCGAGCAAAGCACCTTGCTGAAGAATATGGTGAACGTGCTGTAAATAAAGTTAAGAGTGTTCGAGATGAAG TCTTTCATACGGATCAAGATGATCCCTCTTCCAGTGATGATGAAGGGATGCCGTATACAAGACCAGTTAAGTTCAAAGCAGCACATGGCTTCAAGGGACCTTACgattttgaacaaattaaagtTGTTCAGGATCTCAGTGGAGAACATATG GGTGCTGTTTGGACAATGAAGTTTTCTCACTGTGGTCGATTGCTTGCATCTGCAGGACAGGACAACGTTGTAAGGATATGGGTTTTAAAGAATGCTTTTGACTATTTCAATAACATGAGAATGAAGTACAACAcagaag GCCGTGTCTCTCCCTCGCCGTCTCAAGAGAGTCTGAATTCTTCCAAGTCTGATACCGATGCAGGG GTTTGCAGTGGAGTTGATGAAGACCCAGATGATAAAAATGCCCCATTCCGTCAACGACCCTTTTGCAAATACAAAGGTCATACAGCAGATCTTCTTGATCTCTCCTGGTCTAAA AATtacttcttgctttcttcttctaTGGACAAAACTGTCAGATTATGGCACATATCAAGAAGAGAATGTCTTTGCTGTTTCCAGCATATAGACTTTGTGACTGCTATAGCATTCCATCCAAGG GATGACAGGTACTTCTTAAGTGGTTCACTGGATGGGAAACTCCGACTCTGGAACATTCCTGACAAAAAAGTGGCGTTATGGAATGAAGTAGATGGGCAGACAAAACTGATTACAGCTGCCAACTTCTGTCAGAATGGCAAATATGCTGTCATAGGCACATATGATGGAAGATGCATCTTCTATGACACAGAG CACTTGAAGTACCACACCCAAATACACGTGCGTTCTACCAGAGGCAGAAACAGAGTTGGGAGGAAAATTACTGGCATTGAACCCTTGCCTGGAGAAAATAAG ATACTAGTAACATCAAATGATTCCAGAATCAGACTGTATGACCTAAGAGATCTGTCTTTATCTATGAAGTACAAAGGTTATGTCAACAGTAGCAGCCAAATCAAAGCCAGCTTTAG CCATGACTTTGCCTACATTGTAAGTGGTTCAGAAGATAAATACGTTTATATTTGGAGTACGTACCATGACTTGAGCAAGTTTACATCTGTAAGAAGAGACCGTAATGACTTCTGGGAAGGCATTAAAG CGCACAATGCAGTGGTCACATCTGCAATTTTTGCTCCTAATCCTGGTTTGATGGTGTCACTGGAAACTTCTGAAAAGCAAGAAGCTGAAAGTAAGGGAGAGGATTCTGAAACATCAGATACAATACCATCTG GAGCTTTGAAGACGGATCACACAGAAGTGCTTTTATCAGCTGACTTCACTGGAGCAATCAAAGTCTTcattaacaaaaagaaatatgtatCTTAG
- the WDR44 gene encoding WD repeat-containing protein 44 isoform X4 — protein sequence MASDSDTEEFYDAPEDVHLAGASPAPRSPTKVGSHVLKDMDNKLHKAASETFVQEIKQDDSKEIIDSIIEESQKAQLDDDSLASRGKELTVPTADANAWISGAGTISSIPEVLAAKTSLQEDPGEPVHQNVCKDSELEAGKLLFASEPQETQKVTEVTNATDHKMDETEAQEETSKNEDITEKKDTNTLEQVASDLSTKDLSTTEEMPPAKPPRQLTVEPDIVASTKKPVPARPPPPTNVPPPRPPPPARPAPPPRKKKSELDFEVQKPVLEVSRENFTTGGLLTPSTVTEGVPKDSQPSLDLASATSGDKIVTAQENGKAADGQTTNEVLGPQRPRSNSGRELTDEEILASVMIKNLDTGEEIPLSLAEEKLPAGINPLTLHIMRRTKEYVSNDAAQSDDEDKMQTQQTDTDGGRLKQKTTQLKKFLGKSVKRAKHLAEEYGERAVNKVKSVRDEVFHTDQDDPSSSDDEGMPYTRPVKFKAAHGFKGPYDFEQIKVVQDLSGEHMGAVWTMKFSHCGRLLASAGQDNVVRIWVLKNAFDYFNNMRMKYNTEGRVSPSPSQESLNSSKSDTDAGVCSGVDEDPDDKNAPFRQRPFCKYKGHTADLLDLSWSKNYFLLSSSMDKTVRLWHISRRECLCCFQHIDFVTAIAFHPRDDRYFLSGSLDGKLRLWNIPDKKVALWNEVDGQTKLITAANFCQNGKYAVIGTYDGRCIFYDTEHLKYHTQIHVRSTRGRNRVGRKITGIEPLPGENKILVTSNDSRIRLYDLRDLSLSMKYKGYVNSSSQIKASFRYCHKCVGHSAVAH from the exons CAGGTCACCAACGAAGGTTGGATCCCATGTATTAAAG gatATGGACAACAAACTACACAAAGCTGCAAGTGAAACCTTTGTACAAGAAATTAAACAAGATGATTCAAAAGAG ATTATAGACAGTATCATAGAAGAAAGCCAGAAGGCACAACTAGATGATGACTCTTTAGCTTCTAGAGGAAAAGAACTGACTGTTCCAACTGCAGATGCAAATGCTTGGATTTCTGGAGCAGGTACCATTAGTAGTATTCCAGAAGTATTAGCTGCTAAAACGTCATTACAAGAAGACCCTGGAGAACCGGTGCATCAGAATGTGTGTAAGGACTCTGAATTGGAGGCTGGGaagcttttgtttgcttctgaGCCACAGGAAACTCAAAAAGTAACAGAAGTAACAAATGCAACTGACCATAAAATGGATGAAACTGAAGCACAAGAAGAAACATCAAAAAATGAGGacataacagaaaagaaagatacaAATACTTTGGAACAAGTGGCTTCAGATTTGTCTACCAAAGACCTTTCTACAACAGAAGAAATGCCTCCAGCAAAGCCACCAAGGCAGCTCACTGTAGAACCTGATATAGTTGCCAGCACAAAGAAGCCTGTTCCAGCACGGCCACCACCTCCAACAAATGTTCCTCCTCCAAGACCACCTCCACCAGCACGGCCAGCGCCACCGCCCCGGAAGAAAAAGAGTGAACTGGATTTTGAAGTACAAAAACCTGTTTTAGAAG TTTCTCGAGAGAACTTCACAACCGGTGGTCTTTTAACTCCAAGCACAGTGACAGAGGGAGTACCCAAAGATTCTCAGCCTTCATTGGATTTGGCAAGTGCAACTAGTGGAGATAAAATAGTCACTGCACAG GAAAATGGCAAGGCAGCCGACGGCCAAACAACAAATGAAGTACTTGGACCACAAAGACCCCGGTCTAATTCTGGAAGAGAGCTCACAGATGAG GAAATTCTAGCAAGTGTAATGATAAAAAACCTTGATACAGGTGAAGAAATACCCCTGAGTTTGGCAGAAGAAAAGTTGCCTGCAGGCATTAATCCCCTAACTTTGCATATCATGAGGAGAACTAAAGAATATGTCAG TAATGATGCAGCACAGTCTGATGATGAAgacaaaatgcaaacacagcAAACCGATACCGATGGAGGGAGGTTGAAACAAAAAAC GACCCAACTGAAAAAGTTCCTTGGCAAATCTGTAAAGCGAGCAAAGCACCTTGCTGAAGAATATGGTGAACGTGCTGTAAATAAAGTTAAGAGTGTTCGAGATGAAG TCTTTCATACGGATCAAGATGATCCCTCTTCCAGTGATGATGAAGGGATGCCGTATACAAGACCAGTTAAGTTCAAAGCAGCACATGGCTTCAAGGGACCTTACgattttgaacaaattaaagtTGTTCAGGATCTCAGTGGAGAACATATG GGTGCTGTTTGGACAATGAAGTTTTCTCACTGTGGTCGATTGCTTGCATCTGCAGGACAGGACAACGTTGTAAGGATATGGGTTTTAAAGAATGCTTTTGACTATTTCAATAACATGAGAATGAAGTACAACAcagaag GCCGTGTCTCTCCCTCGCCGTCTCAAGAGAGTCTGAATTCTTCCAAGTCTGATACCGATGCAGGG GTTTGCAGTGGAGTTGATGAAGACCCAGATGATAAAAATGCCCCATTCCGTCAACGACCCTTTTGCAAATACAAAGGTCATACAGCAGATCTTCTTGATCTCTCCTGGTCTAAA AATtacttcttgctttcttcttctaTGGACAAAACTGTCAGATTATGGCACATATCAAGAAGAGAATGTCTTTGCTGTTTCCAGCATATAGACTTTGTGACTGCTATAGCATTCCATCCAAGG GATGACAGGTACTTCTTAAGTGGTTCACTGGATGGGAAACTCCGACTCTGGAACATTCCTGACAAAAAAGTGGCGTTATGGAATGAAGTAGATGGGCAGACAAAACTGATTACAGCTGCCAACTTCTGTCAGAATGGCAAATATGCTGTCATAGGCACATATGATGGAAGATGCATCTTCTATGACACAGAG CACTTGAAGTACCACACCCAAATACACGTGCGTTCTACCAGAGGCAGAAACAGAGTTGGGAGGAAAATTACTGGCATTGAACCCTTGCCTGGAGAAAATAAG ATACTAGTAACATCAAATGATTCCAGAATCAGACTGTATGACCTAAGAGATCTGTCTTTATCTATGAAGTACAAAGGTTATGTCAACAGTAGCAGCCAAATCAAAGCCAGCTTTAG GTATTGTCACAAATGTGTTGGTCACTCAGCTGTTGCCCACTGA
- the WDR44 gene encoding WD repeat-containing protein 44 isoform X2, translating into MASDSDTEEFYDAPEDVHLAGASPAPSPTKVGSHVLKDMDNKLHKAASETFVQEIKQDDSKEIIDSIIEESQKAQLDDDSLASRGKELTVPTADANAWISGAGTISSIPEVLAAKTSLQEDPGEPVHQNVCKDSELEAGKLLFASEPQETQKVTEVTNATDHKMDETEAQEETSKNEDITEKKDTNTLEQVASDLSTKDLSTTEEMPPAKPPRQLTVEPDIVASTKKPVPARPPPPTNVPPPRPPPPARPAPPPRKKKSELDFEVQKPVLEVSRENFTTGGLLTPSTVTEGVPKDSQPSLDLASATSGDKIVTAQENGKAADGQTTNEVLGPQRPRSNSGRELTDEEILASVMIKNLDTGEEIPLSLAEEKLPAGINPLTLHIMRRTKEYVSNDAAQSDDEDKMQTQQTDTDGGRLKQKTTQLKKFLGKSVKRAKHLAEEYGERAVNKVKSVRDEVFHTDQDDPSSSDDEGMPYTRPVKFKAAHGFKGPYDFEQIKVVQDLSGEHMGAVWTMKFSHCGRLLASAGQDNVVRIWVLKNAFDYFNNMRMKYNTEGRVSPSPSQESLNSSKSDTDAGVCSGVDEDPDDKNAPFRQRPFCKYKGHTADLLDLSWSKNYFLLSSSMDKTVRLWHISRRECLCCFQHIDFVTAIAFHPRDDRYFLSGSLDGKLRLWNIPDKKVALWNEVDGQTKLITAANFCQNGKYAVIGTYDGRCIFYDTEHLKYHTQIHVRSTRGRNRVGRKITGIEPLPGENKILVTSNDSRIRLYDLRDLSLSMKYKGYVNSSSQIKASFSHDFAYIVSGSEDKYVYIWSTYHDLSKFTSVRRDRNDFWEGIKAHNAVVTSAIFAPNPGLMVSLETSEKQEAESKGEDSETSDTIPSGALKTDHTEVLLSADFTGAIKVFINKKKYVS; encoded by the exons GTCACCAACGAAGGTTGGATCCCATGTATTAAAG gatATGGACAACAAACTACACAAAGCTGCAAGTGAAACCTTTGTACAAGAAATTAAACAAGATGATTCAAAAGAG ATTATAGACAGTATCATAGAAGAAAGCCAGAAGGCACAACTAGATGATGACTCTTTAGCTTCTAGAGGAAAAGAACTGACTGTTCCAACTGCAGATGCAAATGCTTGGATTTCTGGAGCAGGTACCATTAGTAGTATTCCAGAAGTATTAGCTGCTAAAACGTCATTACAAGAAGACCCTGGAGAACCGGTGCATCAGAATGTGTGTAAGGACTCTGAATTGGAGGCTGGGaagcttttgtttgcttctgaGCCACAGGAAACTCAAAAAGTAACAGAAGTAACAAATGCAACTGACCATAAAATGGATGAAACTGAAGCACAAGAAGAAACATCAAAAAATGAGGacataacagaaaagaaagatacaAATACTTTGGAACAAGTGGCTTCAGATTTGTCTACCAAAGACCTTTCTACAACAGAAGAAATGCCTCCAGCAAAGCCACCAAGGCAGCTCACTGTAGAACCTGATATAGTTGCCAGCACAAAGAAGCCTGTTCCAGCACGGCCACCACCTCCAACAAATGTTCCTCCTCCAAGACCACCTCCACCAGCACGGCCAGCGCCACCGCCCCGGAAGAAAAAGAGTGAACTGGATTTTGAAGTACAAAAACCTGTTTTAGAAG TTTCTCGAGAGAACTTCACAACCGGTGGTCTTTTAACTCCAAGCACAGTGACAGAGGGAGTACCCAAAGATTCTCAGCCTTCATTGGATTTGGCAAGTGCAACTAGTGGAGATAAAATAGTCACTGCACAG GAAAATGGCAAGGCAGCCGACGGCCAAACAACAAATGAAGTACTTGGACCACAAAGACCCCGGTCTAATTCTGGAAGAGAGCTCACAGATGAG GAAATTCTAGCAAGTGTAATGATAAAAAACCTTGATACAGGTGAAGAAATACCCCTGAGTTTGGCAGAAGAAAAGTTGCCTGCAGGCATTAATCCCCTAACTTTGCATATCATGAGGAGAACTAAAGAATATGTCAG TAATGATGCAGCACAGTCTGATGATGAAgacaaaatgcaaacacagcAAACCGATACCGATGGAGGGAGGTTGAAACAAAAAAC GACCCAACTGAAAAAGTTCCTTGGCAAATCTGTAAAGCGAGCAAAGCACCTTGCTGAAGAATATGGTGAACGTGCTGTAAATAAAGTTAAGAGTGTTCGAGATGAAG TCTTTCATACGGATCAAGATGATCCCTCTTCCAGTGATGATGAAGGGATGCCGTATACAAGACCAGTTAAGTTCAAAGCAGCACATGGCTTCAAGGGACCTTACgattttgaacaaattaaagtTGTTCAGGATCTCAGTGGAGAACATATG GGTGCTGTTTGGACAATGAAGTTTTCTCACTGTGGTCGATTGCTTGCATCTGCAGGACAGGACAACGTTGTAAGGATATGGGTTTTAAAGAATGCTTTTGACTATTTCAATAACATGAGAATGAAGTACAACAcagaag GCCGTGTCTCTCCCTCGCCGTCTCAAGAGAGTCTGAATTCTTCCAAGTCTGATACCGATGCAGGG GTTTGCAGTGGAGTTGATGAAGACCCAGATGATAAAAATGCCCCATTCCGTCAACGACCCTTTTGCAAATACAAAGGTCATACAGCAGATCTTCTTGATCTCTCCTGGTCTAAA AATtacttcttgctttcttcttctaTGGACAAAACTGTCAGATTATGGCACATATCAAGAAGAGAATGTCTTTGCTGTTTCCAGCATATAGACTTTGTGACTGCTATAGCATTCCATCCAAGG GATGACAGGTACTTCTTAAGTGGTTCACTGGATGGGAAACTCCGACTCTGGAACATTCCTGACAAAAAAGTGGCGTTATGGAATGAAGTAGATGGGCAGACAAAACTGATTACAGCTGCCAACTTCTGTCAGAATGGCAAATATGCTGTCATAGGCACATATGATGGAAGATGCATCTTCTATGACACAGAG CACTTGAAGTACCACACCCAAATACACGTGCGTTCTACCAGAGGCAGAAACAGAGTTGGGAGGAAAATTACTGGCATTGAACCCTTGCCTGGAGAAAATAAG ATACTAGTAACATCAAATGATTCCAGAATCAGACTGTATGACCTAAGAGATCTGTCTTTATCTATGAAGTACAAAGGTTATGTCAACAGTAGCAGCCAAATCAAAGCCAGCTTTAG CCATGACTTTGCCTACATTGTAAGTGGTTCAGAAGATAAATACGTTTATATTTGGAGTACGTACCATGACTTGAGCAAGTTTACATCTGTAAGAAGAGACCGTAATGACTTCTGGGAAGGCATTAAAG CGCACAATGCAGTGGTCACATCTGCAATTTTTGCTCCTAATCCTGGTTTGATGGTGTCACTGGAAACTTCTGAAAAGCAAGAAGCTGAAAGTAAGGGAGAGGATTCTGAAACATCAGATACAATACCATCTG GAGCTTTGAAGACGGATCACACAGAAGTGCTTTTATCAGCTGACTTCACTGGAGCAATCAAAGTCTTcattaacaaaaagaaatatgtatCTTAG
- the WDR44 gene encoding WD repeat-containing protein 44 isoform X3 produces the protein MDNKLHKAASETFVQEIKQDDSKEIIDSIIEESQKAQLDDDSLASRGKELTVPTADANAWISGAGTISSIPEVLAAKTSLQEDPGEPVHQNVCKDSELEAGKLLFASEPQETQKVTEVTNATDHKMDETEAQEETSKNEDITEKKDTNTLEQVASDLSTKDLSTTEEMPPAKPPRQLTVEPDIVASTKKPVPARPPPPTNVPPPRPPPPARPAPPPRKKKSELDFEVQKPVLEVSRENFTTGGLLTPSTVTEGVPKDSQPSLDLASATSGDKIVTAQENGKAADGQTTNEVLGPQRPRSNSGRELTDEEILASVMIKNLDTGEEIPLSLAEEKLPAGINPLTLHIMRRTKEYVSNDAAQSDDEDKMQTQQTDTDGGRLKQKTTQLKKFLGKSVKRAKHLAEEYGERAVNKVKSVRDEVFHTDQDDPSSSDDEGMPYTRPVKFKAAHGFKGPYDFEQIKVVQDLSGEHMGAVWTMKFSHCGRLLASAGQDNVVRIWVLKNAFDYFNNMRMKYNTEGRVSPSPSQESLNSSKSDTDAGVCSGVDEDPDDKNAPFRQRPFCKYKGHTADLLDLSWSKNYFLLSSSMDKTVRLWHISRRECLCCFQHIDFVTAIAFHPRDDRYFLSGSLDGKLRLWNIPDKKVALWNEVDGQTKLITAANFCQNGKYAVIGTYDGRCIFYDTEHLKYHTQIHVRSTRGRNRVGRKITGIEPLPGENKILVTSNDSRIRLYDLRDLSLSMKYKGYVNSSSQIKASFSHDFAYIVSGSEDKYVYIWSTYHDLSKFTSVRRDRNDFWEGIKAHNAVVTSAIFAPNPGLMVSLETSEKQEAESKGEDSETSDTIPSGALKTDHTEVLLSADFTGAIKVFINKKKYVS, from the exons ATGGACAACAAACTACACAAAGCTGCAAGTGAAACCTTTGTACAAGAAATTAAACAAGATGATTCAAAAGAG ATTATAGACAGTATCATAGAAGAAAGCCAGAAGGCACAACTAGATGATGACTCTTTAGCTTCTAGAGGAAAAGAACTGACTGTTCCAACTGCAGATGCAAATGCTTGGATTTCTGGAGCAGGTACCATTAGTAGTATTCCAGAAGTATTAGCTGCTAAAACGTCATTACAAGAAGACCCTGGAGAACCGGTGCATCAGAATGTGTGTAAGGACTCTGAATTGGAGGCTGGGaagcttttgtttgcttctgaGCCACAGGAAACTCAAAAAGTAACAGAAGTAACAAATGCAACTGACCATAAAATGGATGAAACTGAAGCACAAGAAGAAACATCAAAAAATGAGGacataacagaaaagaaagatacaAATACTTTGGAACAAGTGGCTTCAGATTTGTCTACCAAAGACCTTTCTACAACAGAAGAAATGCCTCCAGCAAAGCCACCAAGGCAGCTCACTGTAGAACCTGATATAGTTGCCAGCACAAAGAAGCCTGTTCCAGCACGGCCACCACCTCCAACAAATGTTCCTCCTCCAAGACCACCTCCACCAGCACGGCCAGCGCCACCGCCCCGGAAGAAAAAGAGTGAACTGGATTTTGAAGTACAAAAACCTGTTTTAGAAG TTTCTCGAGAGAACTTCACAACCGGTGGTCTTTTAACTCCAAGCACAGTGACAGAGGGAGTACCCAAAGATTCTCAGCCTTCATTGGATTTGGCAAGTGCAACTAGTGGAGATAAAATAGTCACTGCACAG GAAAATGGCAAGGCAGCCGACGGCCAAACAACAAATGAAGTACTTGGACCACAAAGACCCCGGTCTAATTCTGGAAGAGAGCTCACAGATGAG GAAATTCTAGCAAGTGTAATGATAAAAAACCTTGATACAGGTGAAGAAATACCCCTGAGTTTGGCAGAAGAAAAGTTGCCTGCAGGCATTAATCCCCTAACTTTGCATATCATGAGGAGAACTAAAGAATATGTCAG TAATGATGCAGCACAGTCTGATGATGAAgacaaaatgcaaacacagcAAACCGATACCGATGGAGGGAGGTTGAAACAAAAAAC GACCCAACTGAAAAAGTTCCTTGGCAAATCTGTAAAGCGAGCAAAGCACCTTGCTGAAGAATATGGTGAACGTGCTGTAAATAAAGTTAAGAGTGTTCGAGATGAAG TCTTTCATACGGATCAAGATGATCCCTCTTCCAGTGATGATGAAGGGATGCCGTATACAAGACCAGTTAAGTTCAAAGCAGCACATGGCTTCAAGGGACCTTACgattttgaacaaattaaagtTGTTCAGGATCTCAGTGGAGAACATATG GGTGCTGTTTGGACAATGAAGTTTTCTCACTGTGGTCGATTGCTTGCATCTGCAGGACAGGACAACGTTGTAAGGATATGGGTTTTAAAGAATGCTTTTGACTATTTCAATAACATGAGAATGAAGTACAACAcagaag GCCGTGTCTCTCCCTCGCCGTCTCAAGAGAGTCTGAATTCTTCCAAGTCTGATACCGATGCAGGG GTTTGCAGTGGAGTTGATGAAGACCCAGATGATAAAAATGCCCCATTCCGTCAACGACCCTTTTGCAAATACAAAGGTCATACAGCAGATCTTCTTGATCTCTCCTGGTCTAAA AATtacttcttgctttcttcttctaTGGACAAAACTGTCAGATTATGGCACATATCAAGAAGAGAATGTCTTTGCTGTTTCCAGCATATAGACTTTGTGACTGCTATAGCATTCCATCCAAGG GATGACAGGTACTTCTTAAGTGGTTCACTGGATGGGAAACTCCGACTCTGGAACATTCCTGACAAAAAAGTGGCGTTATGGAATGAAGTAGATGGGCAGACAAAACTGATTACAGCTGCCAACTTCTGTCAGAATGGCAAATATGCTGTCATAGGCACATATGATGGAAGATGCATCTTCTATGACACAGAG CACTTGAAGTACCACACCCAAATACACGTGCGTTCTACCAGAGGCAGAAACAGAGTTGGGAGGAAAATTACTGGCATTGAACCCTTGCCTGGAGAAAATAAG ATACTAGTAACATCAAATGATTCCAGAATCAGACTGTATGACCTAAGAGATCTGTCTTTATCTATGAAGTACAAAGGTTATGTCAACAGTAGCAGCCAAATCAAAGCCAGCTTTAG CCATGACTTTGCCTACATTGTAAGTGGTTCAGAAGATAAATACGTTTATATTTGGAGTACGTACCATGACTTGAGCAAGTTTACATCTGTAAGAAGAGACCGTAATGACTTCTGGGAAGGCATTAAAG CGCACAATGCAGTGGTCACATCTGCAATTTTTGCTCCTAATCCTGGTTTGATGGTGTCACTGGAAACTTCTGAAAAGCAAGAAGCTGAAAGTAAGGGAGAGGATTCTGAAACATCAGATACAATACCATCTG GAGCTTTGAAGACGGATCACACAGAAGTGCTTTTATCAGCTGACTTCACTGGAGCAATCAAAGTCTTcattaacaaaaagaaatatgtatCTTAG